A DNA window from Argopecten irradians isolate NY chromosome 10, Ai_NY, whole genome shotgun sequence contains the following coding sequences:
- the LOC138333542 gene encoding uncharacterized protein, which produces MVNVYTDLNSCLSKMTLQLFVSAYLISCVLCDTYAPSYGSKKDDVIVDAGFSKGTRRISGSGVDSGFTSVGGIDSDGGFVGRRDGSKGVVTGRRGGPVVKHAISGSRGGLESVVTGRIGGSAIEGIISGRRGGLERVIYGRKGGSVIDDVISGPRGGKEGVVTGRRGGSVVKHVISGSRGGLESVVTSRKGGSVIDDVISGRRGGIEGVVTGRRGGSVVKHVISGSRGGLESVVTGRIGGSAIDDIVSGRRGGLESVMYDRKSGPVTGGVIAGRRDGLESVVTSRREGSVFDDVVSGRIRGSVIGSEVSGRQRAIEGLVSKGAGIHRNQGSGIGYGSDDILAVRGAGVDVVDRFSGRDTGFRGNDGFVTERVERRFGRGDGVWTDRRDETWIERRGSQVKPIKPVRTYN; this is translated from the coding sequence GTTCAAAGAAGGATGATGTCATAGTTGACGCCGGATTCAGCAAAGGAACAAGGAGGATTTCCGGAAGCGGAGTGGACTCTGGCTTCACAAGTGTTGGAGGGATCGATTCTGATGGTGGTTTTGTTGGACGTAGAGATGGGTCGAAAGGTGTTGTAACAGGCCGGAGGGGAGGACCCGTAGTAAAACATGCTATTTCTGGAAGCAGAGGAGGCCTAGAAAGTGTGGTAACTGGCCGAATTGGAGGATCTGCGATTGAGGGTATTATTTCTGGACGTAGAGGAGGACTAGAAAGAGTGATATATGGCCGAAAAGGAGGAtctgttattgatgatgttatTTCAGGACCCAGAGGGGGAAAAGAAGGTGTTGTAACTGGCCGTAGGGGAGGATCCGTCGTAAAGCATGTTATTTCTGGAAGCAGGGGAGGTCTAGAAAGTGTGGTGACAAGCCGAAAAGGAGGAtctgttattgatgatgttatTTCAGGACGCAGAGGGGGGATAGAAGGTGTTGTAACTGGCCGCAGGGGAGGATCCGTCGTAAAGCATGTTATTTCTGGAAGCAGGGGAGGTCTAGAAAGTGTGGTGACTGGGCGAATTGGAGGATCTGCGATTGATGATATAGTTTCTGGACGAAGAGGAGGACTAGAAAGCGTGATGTATGACCGAAAGAGCGGACCAGTGACTGGTGGTGTTATTGCTGGACGTAGAGACGGACTAGAAAGTGTTGTGACCAGCCGCAGGGAAGGATCTGTGTTTGATGATGTTGTTTCAGGACGTATAAGAGGGTCTGTGATAGGAAGCGAAGTGTCTGGTCGCCAAAGAGCTATAGAAGGTTTAGTATCAAAGGGGGCTGGTATACATCGCAACCAAGGAAGTGGTATAGGCTATGGTAGTGATGACATCCTAGCTGTACGAGGAGCCGGAGTAGACGTCGTGGATCGTTTTAGTGGACGTGATACGGGCTTTAGAGGGAATGATGGATTTGTTACTGAACGTGTAGAACGTCGATTTGGACGCGGGGATGGTGTCTGGACGGACAGGAGAGACGAAACATGGATCGAAAGAAGAGGAAGTCAAGTTAAACCTATTAAACCCGTAAGGACATATAATTAA